AGCACGTCACGGCCACATGCAACATGGCCACATGCAACGTGGTACGTGGCGTTTTCAGACAAGCGGTTTGCCGACAGGGTGGCGGGCCATGCGCCAAAGGGTCTACCCTAAAGCTGTTATTCCGGCTTGGAAAGGCTGGCGTCGCGGTGGCGGCTGTCAGCATTCATGTCCCGCCAAGGAGTGGCGTGGTCTCATCACGGCCGGACCGAACGGCGCAATGCAAGCTGGCGAATAGCGTCGGATTGACAACCGGAGCCGAGCGATATCGCCACGACGGCGAATCGAAGACTGCAACCATCCCGGTGGCGGAAGGAGAAAAGGATTTCCATGAACGGCAAGTTCCGTAACCTCGGAAGCTGGCGCGCATTGTCGCTACCCGCCTGTCCGCTACCCGCGGATCGTCAGCGCTATTTCTACACGCTGTCGCAGCTCTACCTGATCGCGGCCGTCGTCTACCTGTTCGATTTCATTCCGATGTTCTGGCTGCTGAGCGATACGCGGCTATTCATCATCAGCGTGACCGGGCTGGGCATGACCGTGGTCGCCCGCGAGCTGCATCGGCGGGGCCACATGGGCGCCGGCGTATCGCTGATGCTGAGCATGATGACGGCGCATATGCTGGCCTCGATCGGCACGTACGGCAGTGGCCTGGGCTTCGAGCTGTATTTCGCGCTGATCCTGCTGGTCACCTACATCAGCGCCTTGCGCCAGATCGCCAAGCTCGGGGTCAGCCTGGCGGTGATGGGCCTGACGACCTATCAATTGATGGGAACCCCCGAAGTGACGCTCGTCGACAGGCTGGGAGGCTGGGCGCCCCAGGTCCTGCTGATCGCCAATCTGGCGACCGTAGGAGTGCTGTTCGCGGTGATTCTGCGCCGCTTGGAGGGGGTTTCCCAACGCCTCGAGATCAGCTATCGGCGTCAGGCCCATCACGATGCCCTGACCGGGGTGTTCAATCGGCGTGCCGTGCTGCACGAGATCGAGCTCGCGCTGGACAATGCGCGGCCGTTTGCGCTGCTGATGATCGACATCGACCATTTCAAGACGATCAACGACCGCTATGGGCACAAGCTTGGCGACCGAGCGCTGTGTCATCTGGTGGAGTGCCTGCGGGTGAGTCTGCGCGACGAGGATACCCTGGGCCGTTACGGCGGCGAGGAGTTCATCGCCGTGCTGCACGGCAAGAGCCATGGCGAGGCGCTGTGTGCCGCCGAGCGTCTGGCCTCGGCCGTGCGCGAAACGTCCTACGCGCTTGAGAGTGGCGCCTTGAACATGACCCTCAGCATCGGTGTGGCGGTCGATGGCGAGGCCCAGGATATCGACAACCTGATCGCGCTGGCCGACCGGCGACTCTACCAGGCCAAGCGCGACGGTCGCGACCGGGTCTGTGGCACCGACACCCCGGCGATGCAAGGCGAGATACCGGTGGTGCTCGACAGGGCGGCCGAACAGATGCGCGCGGTGTTCGAGCGGGCCAGCTGACCCGCTGCCCTGCGGTCGCTTACAGCGCGGCGATCTTGTCGCGCTGTTCGGCGAGCGCCGCGCGGCTGGCCCTGGCCTCGGCCAGCTTGGCGCGCTCCTTGTCGACCACCGCGGCGGGCGCCTTGGCAATGAACCCTTGGTTGCCGAGCTTCTTCTCGATGCCGCCGATGAACGCATCCTGCTTGTCGAGCTCCTTGGTCAGGCGCTTGAGTTCGGCGTGCTTGTCGATCAGCTCGGCCATCGGCACCAGCACTTCCATGTCGCCGACCAGTTGCGTCGCCGCCAGCGGCGCCGCGGCCGGATCGTCGAGCCAGCGGACGCTTTCCAGCTTGGCGAGCTTGGCGAGGAACACCCGGTTGGCGGCGAGGCGCTCGCGGTCGCCTGCGCTGCCCTTGGCCAGCAGCACGTCGAGCGACTTGCCCGGTGCCAGGTTCATCTCGGCGCGAATGTTGCGCACCGCGACGATCACCCCCTTGAGCCACTCGATATCGCGCTCGGCCTGCGCGTCGCGCTTGTCGGCATCCGCCTGAGGCCATGGTTGGCTCATCACCGACTGCGCGCCGTTGCCATCTGCCTTGCCGGCCAGCGGTGCGACCCTTTGCCAGATCTCCTCGGCGATGAACGGCATCATCGGCTGGGCCAGGCGCAGGATCGTCTCGAGTACGTGCACCAGCGTGCGCCGAGTGCCCCGCTTGGCGGCGGGCGAGGCGTTGTCGGTCGCTCCCGACATCCTGTCTCCCGCGACATTGGCACTTCCCTGTGCGGCATCCCACAGCACCGGCTTGGAGAGCTCCAGATACCAGTCGCAGTATTCGTTCCAGACGAATTCGTAGAGCGCCTGCGAAGCCTGGTCGAAGCGGTATTCATCGAGCGCCTTGGTGATCTGGGTCGCGGTGTGCTGCAGACGCGAGACGATCCAGCGATCCGCCAGCGACAGCTCCACCGCCTGGCCGTCGTCGCCCAAGTCCTGGCCCTCGGTGTTCATCAGCACGTAGCGCGAGGCGTTCCACAGCTTGTTGCAGAAGTTGCGGAAGCCGTCGAGGCGGCCCATGTCGAACTTGATGTCGCGTCCGGTGGTGGCCAGCGACAGGAAGGTGAAGCGCAGCGCGTCGGTGCCATGGGGCTCGATGCCCGCGGGGAATTCGTCGCGGGTCGCCTTGTCGATGGCGCGCGCCTTGTGCGGCTGCATCATGTTGCCGGTGCGCTTGGCGGCCAGGCTTTCCAGGTCGATGCCGTCGATCAGGTCGATGGGGTCGAGCACGTTGCCCTTGGACTTGGACATCTTCTGGCCCTGGGCGTCGCGCACCAGGCCGTGCACGTAGACCTGCTTGAAGGGCACCTCGCCGGTGAATTTACACGTCAGCATGATCATCCGCGCGACCCAGAAGAAGATGATGTCGAAGCCGGTGACCAGCACGCTGGTGGGGTGGAAGGTCTTAAGCTCCTCGGTCTGTTCGGGCCAGCCCAGGGTGCCGAAGGTCCACAACCCGGAGCTGAACCAGGTGTCGAGCACGTCGTCGTCCTGGGTGAGGATCACCTCGGGGGCCAGGTCGTATTTCTCGCGCGCCTCGGCCTCGCTGCGCGCGACGTACACGCCGCCCTCGGGGTCGTACCAGGCGGGGATGCGATGGCCCCACCACAGCTGGCGCGAGATGCACCAGTCCTGCAGGTCGCGCATCCAGGCGAAGTACATGTTCTCGTAATTCCTGGGCACGAACTCGATGTCGCCATTCTCCACCGCCGCGATCGCCGGCTTGGCCAGGCTCTCGACGGCGACGAACCACTGGTCCGTCAGCAGCGGCTCGATGACGTCGCCGGAACGATCGCCATAGGGCAGGGTGTTGGTGACGCTTTCGGTCTTCTCGAGCAGCCCGGCTGACTGCATGTCGGCGACGATCGCCTCGCGGGCGGCGTAGCGGTCGAGCCCCTGGTAGGCGGCGGGCAGGCCGGGGTCGATGTCGGCGTTGGGCGTGCCGTCGAGGTTGAAGACCTCGGCGGCGTCGCGGATCTGCGCGTCGGGGGTGAACACGTTGATCAGCACATGGCCCTGGCGCTTGCCCACCGCGTAGTCGTTGAAGTCGTGGGCGGGGGTGATCTTCACGCAGCCCGAGCCCTTGTCCATGTCGGCGTGTTCGTCGGCGACGACGGGAATCCGCCGGCCGACCAGCGGCAGTTCGATGAATGTGCCGACCAGCGAGGCATAGCGCGGGTCGGCCGGGTTGACCGCCACGCCGGTATCGCCGAGCAGCGTCTCCGGGCGGGTGGTGGCGACGACGAGATAGTTCTTGCCGTCGTCGGTGGTCGCGCCGTCGGCCAGCGGATAGCGGAAGTGCCAGAACTGGCCCTGCTGCTCGCGGTTTTCCACCTCGAGATCGGAGATCGCGGTGTGCAGCGTCGGGTCCCAGTTGACCAGGCGCTTGCCGCGGTAGATCAGGCCCTCGTCGAACAGCCGCACGAAGACTTCCTGGACCGCCTTGTAGAAGCCGTCGTCCATGGTGAAGCGTTCGCGGCTCCAGTCGACGCTGGCGCCCATACGGCGCAACTGCCGGGTGATGTGGCCGCCGGACTCGGCCTTCCACTCCCAGACCTTGTCGATGAACGCCTCGCGGCCCAGGTCGTGGCGGCTCTGGCCGCTCTCGGCGGCGATCTTGCGCTCGACCAGCATCTGGGTGGCGATTCCGGCATGATCGGTGCCTACCTGCCACAGCGTGTTGCGGCCCTGCATGCGCTGGTAGCGGGTCAGCGTATCCATGAGGGTGTCCTGGAACGCATGGCCCATGTGCAGGCTGCCGGTGACGTTGGGCGGCGGGATCATGATCGAGAAGGGCTGACCTTCGCCCGAGGGCGCGAAACGGTTGTCGGCTTCCCAGCGCTGGTACCAGCGGGTCTCGATCTGTTCGGGTTGGTAGGTCTTGTCCATGGAGCGCTCTTGTGAAGATGGCGGCATCGGCCCGGCGGCCCGGCTAAGTTGTGCAAGTGAGCGGCGCGGCGGGCTCGGCCGAACGGCTGATGAAAATGGGCCCGATTATAGCGCCCGGGGTCGGCAACGTCATGAGTGGCCAGAAAGCTAGGCGCCTACAGCTTGTGCGCCTTCACCGGGTAGCCGCGCTGCTTGTAGGTCTGCCAGCAATCGCGCTTGGCAGTGAGGATGGCCTGGTGCTGGTTGATGATCTCGGCGACCCGCTCGAAGCGCGAGAACCATTCGGGGATCGTCAGACTCAGGTTGAGCATCGCCTCGCTGCCCGGCGCATCGAGGGCCGGCTCGGGCAGCGCCTGCCAGCCGATGGTCACCGGCACGTCGTGGCCGCTGTCGCTCAGCGCGTGCGGCACGTAACTGTCTTCGCGAAAGGTCCACAGCCGCTCGTCGAACGCCTGGGCCTCGTCCTCGTCCTGGGTGTGCACGTGCAGCCGGTAGCCCTTGCGGTAGATGGTCTCGGCCAGCCGGCAGGCGAAGTCGAGGCGCGCCTCGCGGGTGGTATCGGGCAGGATGTAGAAGTCGACGTGGGTCACGGCTAGGGCCTGATGATGGGCTATGGGCTATGGGCTACGGGCTATGGGCTACGGGCTACGGGCTACGGGCTACGGGCTACGGGCTACGGGCTATGGGCTATGGGCTATGGGGGCGTGGGAGGGAATTTATTCCCGATGGCGGTGGGCACTGTACCTCCCCGGCCATACCGGGCGCCTGACGGCGCCAATCGGGAACAAGTTCCCTCCCACAAAGGCCCCTGACCATGCTCCTGAGCCACCTTCATCGGGAACAAGTTCCCTCCCACCCGGCTGCGAGTCGGCGCTGTACTGCTCGCGACTCGCAGCCCGTCGCCCGATTGCGAGGGCTTACGCCAGGCGCGTCAGCCAGCCGTGGGTATCCTCGCGGCGTCCGTACTGCAGGTCGAGCAGCTGGGTGCGCAGGCGCTTGCCGATCTCGCCGCCGCCGTCGACGAGGCGGATGCGCTCGTCGTCGCTGACCAGCTCGCCGATCGGCGTGACCACCGCCGCGGTGCCGCAGGCGAAGACTTCTTGGATCTCGCCGGAGGCGGCGCCGTCGCGCCATTCGTCGATGCTGATGTGGCGCTCTTCCGGGGTCAGGCCCTCATCGCGGGCCAGCTGCATGATCGAGTCGCGGGTCACCCCCTCGAGAATGGTGCCGGTCAGCTTGGGCGTGACGATCCGCCCGTCGCGGTAGACGAAGAACAGGTTCATGCCGCCGAGCTCCTCGACCCACTTGTTCTCCACCGCGTCGAGGAAGGCGACCTGAGCGCAGCCATGCGCCTCGGCTTCCTTCTGTGCGGCCAGCGAGGCGGCATAGTTGCCGCCGCACTTGGCGTAGCCGGTGCCGCCGGGGGCGGCGCGCTTGTAGTTCGACGACAGCCAGATCGATACCGGCTTGACGCCGCCCTTGAAGTACGCCGCCGCCGGCGAGGCGATCACGTAGTAGTCGACCTCCTTCGACGGGCGCACGCCGAGGAATTTCTCGCTGGCGATCATGAAAGGACGCAGGTAGAGACTGGTCTCCTCGGCGGCGCTGGCCGGGGTGGGCACCCAGGCGTCATCCTGGGCGACCAGGGCCTCGAGCGAGCCGATGAAGTCGTGGTCGCCGAGTTCGGGCAGTGCCAGGCGTCGCGCCGAGGCGCGAAAGCGCGCGGCGTTCTTCTCGGGGCGGAAGGTCCACACCGAGCCGTCGGCGTGCCGATAGGCCTTGATGCCCTCGAAGATTTCCTGGGCGTAGTGCAGCACGGCGGTGGCGGGGTCGAGGGTCAGCGGGCCGTAGGGGCGCACTTCATGACCGTGCCAACCCTTGTCCGCGGTCCAGCGGATATGCGCCATGTGGTCGCTGAAGTAACGGCCGAAGCCGGAATTGCCGAGGATCTCGTCACGGATGGCGGCATCCGTGGGGTGGGCGTTAGGCCGTACGTCAAAGCCAGAGGTGGTCACCGGAAGTCTCCGTTACAGGGCTGGGCCCCGGCGGGTGGCGAATCGCCGGGCCGTGGACCGTTGCGGTTGGGCGTCGCCATGCCGACCAGACCGGCGCAGCGAACGATGACAGCGAGAATGACATACCCGACCCGAGCCGGGAAAGCCCGGCTCGGGTCGGTGCAGCGAGAATCAGCATGCAACGGCGTGTCGAGAAGCGCCGCGCGGCTACGCGACGTTTTCCGGGGTCTCGCCCAGCTCGGTCTCGCGATCCAGCAGGTATTGGGTCAGCAGGCCCACGGGGCGGCCGCTGGCGCCTTTCTGCTTGCCCGAGGTCCAGGCGGTGCCGGCGATGTCGAGGTGCGCCCAAGGGTAGGTATCGGTGAAGCGCGACAGGAAACACGCCGCGGTGATCGAGCCGGCCGGGCGCCCGCCGATGTTGGCCAGATCGGCGAAGTTGGAGTCGAGCTGGCTCTGGTAGTCGTCCCACAGCGGCATGTGCCAGGCACGATCCCAGGCGGTTTCGCCGGCGTCGAGCAGGTCCAGCGCCAAGTCGTCGTCGTTGGAAAACAGCCCGGTGGCATGATGGCCCAGGGCGATCACCGCCGCGCCGGTGAGGGTGGCGATGTCGACCACGCTGGCCGGCTGGTAGCGCTCGGCGTAGGTCAGCGCATCGCACAGCACCAGACGGCCTTCGGCGTCGGTATTGAGCACCTCGACGGTCAGCCCCTTGAGGGTCTTGATGATGTCGCCGGGCTTGGTGGCACGGCCGTCGGGCATGTTCTCGGCGCTGGCGACGATCGCCACCACGTTGATCCGGGGCTTGAGCGCGAGCAGCGACTTGACGGTGCCGAACACGCTGGCGGCACCGCACATGTCGAACTTCATCTCGTCCATGTCGGCGCCCGGCTTGAGCGAGATGCCGCCGGTATCGAAGGTGATGCCCTTGCCGATGAGCACGTGGGGCGCCTCTTCAGCGTCGTCGGCGCCCTGGTAGCGCATCACGATCAGTCGCGAGGGCTCTTCGCTGCCGCGGCCCACCGACAGCAGCGAGTGCGCGCCGAGCGCCTCGAGCGCTTGTTCGTCGAGGATCTCGACATCGAGCGCGCCGGCCGAATTGCGGCCGAGCTGCTCGGCCTGTGCCGCCAGATAGCGCGGCGTGCAGACGTTGCTCGGCAGGTTGCCCAGGGTACGCGCGTAGTTGATACCTTCGCCGATGGCGCGGCCGACGAGGGCTCCGCGTTGGCCGGCGGTGGCTTCGGCGGCGTCGCTGAGCAGCAGCCCGACGCGCGACAAACGCGGAGCCGGCGCGGGCTCGGACTTGAATTCGCTGAAGCGATAGATGGCGCGCTGCGCGGCTTCGGCCGTCGCGCGGGCTTTCCAGTCAGCGTCGCGGTCGGGCACGGGCACGTCGCCAAAGGCCACCACGGCCTCGTCGAGCGGCAGTTTCACCAGCGCCTGGAAGGTGGCGTCCAGCGCGCTGCGCAGGCTGGCCTCGTTGCACTTGGCGCGCGTGCCGAGGCCGACCAGCATCAGGCGCTCGGCGGCCAGGCCCGGCGCGAAGGGAATCAACTGCACATTGCCGAGCCCGGCAGCGAAGTCGCCGCGCTCGATCAGCTGGCCGATCAGGCGCTCGCTGGCGTCGTCGAGCTTGGCGGCTACCGGGAGCAAGTCACCATCGGTGAATACCGGAACCACGAGGCAGGCCGTCTCGACCTTGGCCGGGTTGACGGTGAGAACAGGAAATTCCATGACATCTCCACGACAGATAGTGTGCGCGACCGCCTTGCTGACGAGACAGGCGAGCCGGGATTCTGGATAATGCCGGCACTGACACATGGCCGGCTGAACTCCCCCAGTGTACGCAAAGCACTGTGCCATTGCATGGACCGTCATACAGCGTCAGGGAGACCGATTTGATAATTTTCCGCTATCTGACCCGCGAGATACTGGTCACCATGGGGGCCGTTGCCGGCGTCCTGTTGCTGGTCATCATGGGCAGTCGCTTCATTCGCTATTTTTCCAGCGCCGCCGAAGGCGAGATCCCGGTCAGCATGCTGGGCACCCTGATGCTCTTCAATCTGCCGGGCTTCCTCGAGCTGATCCTGCCGCTGGCGTTCTTCCTGGGCATCCTGCTGGCCTACGGCCAGCTCTATCTGAACAGCGAGATCACCGTGCTGGTGGCCTGCGGTACCAGTCCCAACCGGCTGCTGCGGGTGACCATGCTGCCCGCTGCGCTGATCACCCTGCTGGTGGCGCTGTGCAGTCTGTGGCTGACCCCGGCGGGCGGTCGCTATAACGAGATGCTGATCGAGGAGCAGCAGAGTCGGCTGGATTTTTCGGCGCTCACGCCGGGGCGCTTTCTGGACTTCGGTGATGGTCGTACCGCCTATACCGAGTCGTTCAACGACGATCAGACGCGCATGCGTCAGGTCTTCATCAGCGAGCGTCAACAGCGCGACGACGGCAGCCCCGAAACCGTGGTGACACGGGCCGAGGGCGGCTATCAGACCACCGATGAGCAAACCGGCAGCCGCTTTCTGGTGCTGACCGATGGCGAGCGCTACAGTGTCGAGCCAGGACGCAATGTCGCCGAACGGCTGGAATTCAGCACCTATGCGGTGCGCCTGTCGCGTGCCGCGGAGATGGCCCAGCTCGACGACGCCGAGTACGCCTCGACGCCGGCGCTGATCGCCTCGGATGACGACGAGTCTATGGCCCAGCTGCAATGGCGGCTGAGCATGCCGCTGATGATTCCCATCCTGACCCTGCTGGCGTTGCCGCTGTCGCGGGTCAACCCCCGCCAGGGGCGCTTCGCCAAGCTGCTGCCGGCGATCTTTCTGCACATCAGCTACCTCAGCCTGCTGCTGGCGGCGCTCGATGCCATCGGTCGTGGCTCGCTGTCGCCGGCCATCGGCATGTGGCCAATCCACGCGGTCTATCTGCTGCTCGGGCTAGGCTTGCTGCGACGTTCGCAACTGGGAGGCAATCGCTGATGCTGGCCGACCGTTTCGACCGTTACATCGCCCGCAACGTGCTGGCGGCGATGCTGGTGGTACAGCTGGTCCTGCTCGGGCTCGACCTGGTGATCAGTTTCATCAACGATCTCAACGACGTCGAAGGCAACTACAGCGCTTTCGACGTGCTGCTCTATCTGGGCCTGCGCTTGCCCTGGCGGTTCTATCAGTACGCCCCGGTGGCGGTATTGATTGGCGCGCTGATCGGGCTGGGCAGCATGGCCTCGAGCAACGAACTGACGGTGATGCGCGCTGCCGGGCGCTCGCTGGTGCGCATTCTCTGGGGGGTGATGAAGCCGGTCGGCCTGGTGGTGATCCTGCTGCTGGTGATCGCCGAATTCGTGACGCCGCGCAGCGAGCAGTTCGCCGAGGCGTGGCGGCTCGAGCAACTGGAGGGCGCCGGTGCGGTACTCAGCCAGCGCGGCGGTTGGCAACGCGAGGGCGATGCCTTCTATCGCTTCGGGGCGATCCGCGCTGACGATACCGTGATCGACCTGACCCGTTATCGCTTCGAAGGCCAGCGGCTGACCGAGGCCACTCATGCGCAGCGCGCCGTATGGCAGGGCGATCGTTGGGTACTCGAAAACGTCGACACTACCCGCTTCACTGATACCACCACCGAAACGCAGCAGGCGCGCCGGCAAGTCTGGCAGACCGCGTTCTCGCCGGCCCAGCTCAACCGGCTATTGCGCGATATTGAAAGTCAGGCACCCAGCGAGCTGTGGGCCTATGCGCAGTATCTGCATTCTCAGGGGCTCGCCGCCACCCAGCCGCTGCTGTATTTCTGGCAGAAGCTGATCATGCCGCTGACTCTGGTGTCGCTGGTGCTGGTCGCGGCCTCGTTCGTGTTCGGCCCGTTGCGCAGTGTTGCTGCGGGCACCCGGGTGTTCTACGGGGTGATCGTCGGGCTGAGTTTCAAGTACTTGCAGGACCTGCTGGCACCGGCCTCGACGCTGTTCGGCTTCTCGCCGATCTGGGCGGTGCTGACGCCGACCCTGGTCTCTGCGGCGTTGGGGTTGTATCTGTTGCGACGCAGCGGCTAGGAGCCCGTCGGACTTGACACTGACCTACTGCGAATCCCGGCCTTTCGGCCAATTCCATCGATCCATTTCGTTAAATAGCGCGCTATTCGCCTCAATCGATCGATAAATTTGACTCGAAACCCGTGCTTCTCGTGACGATCGGCCAAGCCCGACAGACTCCTAGAACGTTCCATGACATACGTTAGCGACCGGCCATCGCGGGCATGGTGTTGCGATTATGGTTGCGGTTCGGTATGCGAATCATTTACATTACCTTCGCGATGCCAAGCGAGGTGCTTATGTACGTATGTCTATGCAAGGGCGTTTCCGACAAGGCCATCCGCCAGGCGGTGGCACAGGGCGCGCGTAGTTGGCGCGACGTCCGCGAGCAGACCGGCTGCGCGACCCAGTGCGGCAAGTGCGCCTGCATGGGCAAGACGATCGCTCGCAATGCCATGGCGCAATGCGCCCTGGAGCAAGGCGTCGCTGAGCAATCCGCCGCGATGCGCCAGCCGGCGATGCTGACCGACTTGGCTTACGCGCTCTGATTAAGCGTCGCCGACTCAGCGATCAAAGTCGCCCTCGTTATGATCCGCCAACCCTTGTCATCTGCAAGTGACTATACGTAACACATTGCCTTTATTGGACTTTTTTCTTCTTGTCGGCAATACTTCCAGTATCGACAATGCTGGGTGTAATCGTGTGCCCGGCGCAGGCAGAGCAAGGCGGATGAGGAGATTCCCATGAAAGGCGATAGCAAGGTCATCGAGCACCTCAACAAGGCGTTGGGCAACGAGCTGGTGGCGATCAACCAGTACTTCCTGCACGCCAAGATGTACAAGGACTGGGGGCTGCTCGGTCTGGCCAAGTGGGAATACGACGAATCGATCGAGGAGATGCGCCACGCCGATGCCTATATCGAGCGCATCCTGTTCCTCGAGGGACTGCCCAACCTGCAGGACCTGGGCAAGCTGCGCATCGGCGAAAACACCCGCGAAATGCTCGAAAGCGACCTGGCCATCGAGCACGAGGGGCGCAACGATCTGATCGAGGCGATCGCCTATTGCGAGCAGGTGCGGGATTACGTCAGCCGTGACCTGTTCCGCAAGGTCCTCGACGACGAGGAAGAGCACATCGACATCATCGAAACCGAGCTCGGCCTGATCGACAAGGTGGGCCTCGAGAATTACCTGCAGAAGAAGATGCACGAGTCCGACGAGGGCTGAATGCGTGCAGGCGCCTGACCGGTGTTGTGCGAAAATGTGCCCCGCGGAAGCTGTGTGAAGACCGCTTCCTGAACTGGCAAGATGGCCGTGGACTCACCCGTTCACGGCTATTGTTGTAGGCGACACCGGCAAGGATCGCCCCGCGGCCAGACTCCCGCTGCTTTCTACTAGCCTTGAAGACTCCGTCCCGCAAGATCGCCCGGTGCGGGTGGTTGGTGCCCTGTGGGGATCCCCTGGGCGTATCGAAATGGGGGCGGCAAGACATGTACCGTGGCAAGTACCCCCGAAGGGCTGGTGGAAATCCACGCCGGGGCTTATGTTGAGGGCACATGGTTCGTTATGACGGTCAGTCACGGAGTCCTGCCATGACCCGCACGCTGAAACCGCCACCCCGGCGTGGTGCGATGCGTCGCAAGCCCCGCACGGCCCGGGCCACCGGCCGGCCCCTGGATATCGACCGACTGCTCGACCGGTTGGTGAGCGTCGCCGTGCTCGTCGCGCTGACGGTCGGGCTTGCAGCGCTGGTGGTGAGCCTGCTCGACTAGCGTGCCGTTTGTGCCGGTTCGACCTCCTCGAAGCGGTCGACCCGGCGCAGCGGGGCGAAGCCCCATAGCCACAGCCCGACCACGGCCAGGGTGCCGACGCCGCCGATGACCGCCGCGGGCACCACGCCGAACCATGCCGCGCTGGTGCCGGCGCGGAACTCGCCGAGCTCGTTGGACGAGCCGATGAACAGCATGTTGACGGCGTTGACCCGGCCGCGCATGTCGTCCGGCGTGGCCAGTTGCAGCAAGGTCAGGCGGATGTTGACGCTGATCATGTCGGCGGCGCCGGCGATCACCAGCGCCGCCATCGACAGCCAGAACGTCTCGGACAGCGCGAACACCAGGTTAGCCGCACCGAACATCGCCACGGCGGCGAACATCACCCAGCCGACATGTCGACGGATCGCCTGCACGCCGAGATACACGCCCATCAGCAGCGCGCCCAAACCCTGCGGCCCGACATGCAGGATCTCCTGGGCATAGATCGGCAGCAGGGCGATTACTCCGCCCAACAGCACGGCGAACAGATCGAGCGAGATCACGCCGAGGATGATCGGCTTGGCGCGGATATAACCGATGCCGGCGGTGAAGGCGCGGGCACAGCCGAACAGCGCCAGTACGGCGTAGTACCCGCTCACGTCGCGCGACGAGGTATAGGAGAGCCATAGCAGCAGGCCGCTGCACACCGCCTGCAACGCCCAACTAGCCTGCAGGATGCGCTTGCGCTCGAAGCGATCGACCAGGTCTCCGGCGGGCAGCAACAGCACGACCATCGGCAGGAACTGGGCGAGGCCGACGTAGGCCAGCGAGAGCGGATCGCGAGTGATGTCGTAGACCTGCCAGGCGACCACCACCGCCTGGATCTGCATGGCGAACACCGCGGCCAGGCGCGACAGCAGAAAGGCCAGGAAACCGGACTGGCGATAGACCTTGTCGCTGGTTTCGAGGGTCGAGTCGGCGTCGGGCTGGGTGGTTCGCGGCTAGCTATTATGGGGCGGGTAGAAAGGCCAGGAAACCGGACTGGCGATAGACCTTGTCGCTGGTTTCGAGGGGCGAGTCGGCGTCGGGCTGGGTGGTTCGCGGCTAGCTATTATGGGGCGGGGTCGAAGGGGGGCGGGGCGTCGCTGGGCATGAGCTTTCCGGGCAAAGGT
The genomic region above belongs to Halomonas zincidurans B6 and contains:
- a CDS encoding GGDEF domain-containing protein; translation: MNGKFRNLGSWRALSLPACPLPADRQRYFYTLSQLYLIAAVVYLFDFIPMFWLLSDTRLFIISVTGLGMTVVARELHRRGHMGAGVSLMLSMMTAHMLASIGTYGSGLGFELYFALILLVTYISALRQIAKLGVSLAVMGLTTYQLMGTPEVTLVDRLGGWAPQVLLIANLATVGVLFAVILRRLEGVSQRLEISYRRQAHHDALTGVFNRRAVLHEIELALDNARPFALLMIDIDHFKTINDRYGHKLGDRALCHLVECLRVSLRDEDTLGRYGGEEFIAVLHGKSHGEALCAAERLASAVRETSYALESGALNMTLSIGVAVDGEAQDIDNLIALADRRLYQAKRDGRDRVCGTDTPAMQGEIPVVLDRAAEQMRAVFERAS
- a CDS encoding valine--tRNA ligase; its protein translation is MDKTYQPEQIETRWYQRWEADNRFAPSGEGQPFSIMIPPPNVTGSLHMGHAFQDTLMDTLTRYQRMQGRNTLWQVGTDHAGIATQMLVERKIAAESGQSRHDLGREAFIDKVWEWKAESGGHITRQLRRMGASVDWSRERFTMDDGFYKAVQEVFVRLFDEGLIYRGKRLVNWDPTLHTAISDLEVENREQQGQFWHFRYPLADGATTDDGKNYLVVATTRPETLLGDTGVAVNPADPRYASLVGTFIELPLVGRRIPVVADEHADMDKGSGCVKITPAHDFNDYAVGKRQGHVLINVFTPDAQIRDAAEVFNLDGTPNADIDPGLPAAYQGLDRYAAREAIVADMQSAGLLEKTESVTNTLPYGDRSGDVIEPLLTDQWFVAVESLAKPAIAAVENGDIEFVPRNYENMYFAWMRDLQDWCISRQLWWGHRIPAWYDPEGGVYVARSEAEAREKYDLAPEVILTQDDDVLDTWFSSGLWTFGTLGWPEQTEELKTFHPTSVLVTGFDIIFFWVARMIMLTCKFTGEVPFKQVYVHGLVRDAQGQKMSKSKGNVLDPIDLIDGIDLESLAAKRTGNMMQPHKARAIDKATRDEFPAGIEPHGTDALRFTFLSLATTGRDIKFDMGRLDGFRNFCNKLWNASRYVLMNTEGQDLGDDGQAVELSLADRWIVSRLQHTATQITKALDEYRFDQASQALYEFVWNEYCDWYLELSKPVLWDAAQGSANVAGDRMSGATDNASPAAKRGTRRTLVHVLETILRLAQPMMPFIAEEIWQRVAPLAGKADGNGAQSVMSQPWPQADADKRDAQAERDIEWLKGVIVAVRNIRAEMNLAPGKSLDVLLAKGSAGDRERLAANRVFLAKLAKLESVRWLDDPAAAPLAATQLVGDMEVLVPMAELIDKHAELKRLTKELDKQDAFIGGIEKKLGNQGFIAKAPAAVVDKERAKLAEARASRAALAEQRDKIAAL
- a CDS encoding leucyl aminopeptidase gives rise to the protein MEFPVLTVNPAKVETACLVVPVFTDGDLLPVAAKLDDASERLIGQLIERGDFAAGLGNVQLIPFAPGLAAERLMLVGLGTRAKCNEASLRSALDATFQALVKLPLDEAVVAFGDVPVPDRDADWKARATAEAAQRAIYRFSEFKSEPAPAPRLSRVGLLLSDAAEATAGQRGALVGRAIGEGINYARTLGNLPSNVCTPRYLAAQAEQLGRNSAGALDVEILDEQALEALGAHSLLSVGRGSEEPSRLIVMRYQGADDAEEAPHVLIGKGITFDTGGISLKPGADMDEMKFDMCGAASVFGTVKSLLALKPRINVVAIVASAENMPDGRATKPGDIIKTLKGLTVEVLNTDAEGRLVLCDALTYAERYQPASVVDIATLTGAAVIALGHHATGLFSNDDDLALDLLDAGETAWDRAWHMPLWDDYQSQLDSNFADLANIGGRPAGSITAACFLSRFTDTYPWAHLDIAGTAWTSGKQKGASGRPVGLLTQYLLDRETELGETPENVA
- a CDS encoding DNA polymerase III subunit chi, with amino-acid sequence MTHVDFYILPDTTREARLDFACRLAETIYRKGYRLHVHTQDEDEAQAFDERLWTFREDSYVPHALSDSGHDVPVTIGWQALPEPALDAPGSEAMLNLSLTIPEWFSRFERVAEIINQHQAILTAKRDCWQTYKQRGYPVKAHKL
- a CDS encoding branched-chain amino acid aminotransferase; the protein is MTTSGFDVRPNAHPTDAAIRDEILGNSGFGRYFSDHMAHIRWTADKGWHGHEVRPYGPLTLDPATAVLHYAQEIFEGIKAYRHADGSVWTFRPEKNAARFRASARRLALPELGDHDFIGSLEALVAQDDAWVPTPASAAEETSLYLRPFMIASEKFLGVRPSKEVDYYVIASPAAAYFKGGVKPVSIWLSSNYKRAAPGGTGYAKCGGNYAASLAAQKEAEAHGCAQVAFLDAVENKWVEELGGMNLFFVYRDGRIVTPKLTGTILEGVTRDSIMQLARDEGLTPEERHISIDEWRDGAASGEIQEVFACGTAAVVTPIGELVSDDERIRLVDGGGEIGKRLRTQLLDLQYGRREDTHGWLTRLA